A genomic window from Aquila chrysaetos chrysaetos chromosome 9, bAquChr1.4, whole genome shotgun sequence includes:
- the ADAR gene encoding double-stranded RNA-specific adenosine deaminase translates to MNRGAGRGRGSHLTWSRRNCPSTNQGFFNRPRTPRETNQETFLHQQFLTERDTEVCLLQGQGSHDESRFRGVRPAAPAPAERWQPSCTREGWHRFSSKRPWVETSPRYCPPQYRHQENSERDSDAIRLNFQRLSLAGQDCEEEILNIFRKLGEGKTCTVHDLAHKLKTQKKEVNRVLYKLFREGKLHKGEETPPLWRIAGPSTGRERSPADHSGGCTGPACESRGGERSAVGSGNADPVMAETKDKICNYLFSVAETTALNLAKNIGFSRAKDVNAFLSALEKLGDVHKQNTSPPRWSLTDRKRERMQMRLKASVVMQTADPTPESGFPPSSVPSCPQEMTVASPAVTTSEEESIENGQQPLGQTDQSDASDTEAAPPEDTKPGFSSLSNYDNSENGKWATDDIPDNLNTIKKQPNESESIMNSQSSPSYAAQFETAFPCTPVEKLMACQEKNPVSGLTEYSQYTYQHCEFAMLEQSGPSHEPRFKFQAVINGRRFPPAEAGSKKLAKQEAAANAMKVLMSEAENGRHGIKCEEAFPSDNSEPELPLHPEPEPSSAPAHLSLLPGKHPISILMEYGQKSGNTIEFQLVSQEGPPHDPRFSYCVKMGDQIFPAVVGNSKKGAKQMAAEVAVKILSGESVPHVLPEQPVVKPHGDQSMHSCGPWIATPDESKVAKARGVGELIKYLNVNPVSGLLEYARSNGFAAEFKLIDQSGPPHDPKFVYQAKVGGRWFPAVTAHNKKQGKQEAADAALRVLIGETEKIERLEGMNITELPVSGSTLHDQMAMLSHQRFNTLTARIQHSLLGRKILAAVIMRKGNKGLGAVVSIGTGNRCVKGEELSLKGETVNDCHAEIISRRGFVRFLYSELMKYDPSNPSSAEESIFEPAGGKRFKIKSSVTFHLYVSTAPCGDGALFDKSCSDQASVVGPAQHQPLFENPKQGKLRTKVENGEGTIPVESSDIVPTWDGIQHGERLRTMSCSDKILRWNILGLQGALLSHFIEPVYLSSVTLGYLYSQGHLTRAICCRMARDGNVLQEKLQAPYHINHPEVGRVSVYDSARQTGKTKESSVNWCLADESEVEVLDGTKGKVDGPKLEVSRVSKRKMFALFQQLCAKNNCKDLKNLSVYSDAKEAATAYQEAKQCFFSTLEEMGYGSWIRKPQEEDNFSLPDA, encoded by the exons ATGAACAGAGGCGCTGGTCGAGGCAGAGGCTCACATCTTACCTGGTCAAGACGTAACTGCCCCAGCACtaatcagggtttttttaaccgCCCTCGTACCCCACGAGAAACTAATCAGGAAACCTTTTTACACCAGCAGTTCCTAACAGAGCGGGACACTGAAGTCTGTTTGCTTCAGGGACAGGGATCACACGACGAATCACGCTTTAGAGGCGTGCGACCTGCggcaccagctcctgcagagaGATGGCAACCCAGCTGCACCAGAGAAGGGTGGCATAGGTTCTCCAGCAAGCGTCCGTGGGTAGAGACTTCACCACGTTATTGCCCTCCTCAGTATCGTCATCAGGAGAACTCGGAGAGAGATTCTGACGCCATCAGGCTGAATTTCCAGAGACTGTCTCTTGCTGGACAAGACTGtgaagaagaaattctgaatattttcaggaaGCTTGGGGAGGGGAAGACTTGTACAGTTCATGATCTCGCACATAAACTTAAAACTCAAAAGAAAGAGGTCAACCGCGTTTTGTATAAACTTTTCAGAGAAGGCAAGTTGCACAAAGGTGAAGAGACGCCGCCATTGTGGAGGATTGCTGGCCCAagcacagggagagaaagaagccCCGCTGACCACAGTGGTGGTTGCACAGGCCCAGCTTgtgagagcagaggaggagagaggagtgcTGTTGGCTCAGGAAACGCTGACCCCGTGATGGCTGAGACAAAGGACAAAATCTGCAACTACTTGTTCAGCGTGGCAGAAACGACAGCGCTCAACCTTGCCAAAAACATTGGGTTTTCAAGGGCCAAGGATGTTAATGCCTTTCTTAGCGCTTTGGAAAAGCTGGGAGATGTCCACAAGCAGAACACAAGCCCCCCACGGTGGTCCCTGACAGACAGGAAACGCGAGCGGATGCAGATGAGGCTGAAGGCCAGCGTGGTAATGCAGACAGCAGATCCCACACCTGAGTCAGGTTTTCCACCTTCCTCTGTTCCTTCTTGTCCCCAGGAGATGACTGTAGCTTCACCAGCAGTCACAACATCGGAAGAAGAAAGTATAGAAAACGGACAGCAGCCTTTGGGGCAAACTGATCAGAGCGATGCCAGTGACACAGAAGCAGCCCCACCTGAGGACACTAAGCCTGGATTCTCCAGTCTGAGTAATTATGATAACTCTGAAAATGGCAAGTGGGCCACAGATGATATCCCAGATAATCTGAACACTATCAAAAAGCAGCCCAATGAGTCAGAATCCATCATGAATTCCCAGTCTTCCCCCAGTTACGCTGCCCAGTTTGAAACTGCTTTCCCATGTACACCTGTGGAGAAACTGATGGCTTGTCAGGAGAAGAACCCAGTGAGTGGCCTTACCGAATATTCCCAGTACACGTACCAGCACTGTGAGTttgccatgctggagcagagtgGACCCTCTCATGAGCCGCG attTAAGTTCCAGGCAGTGATTAATGGGCGCCGATTCCCaccagcagaagcagggagcAAAAAACTCGCTAAACAGGAGGCAGCAGCTAATGCTATGAAGGTCCTGATGAGTGAAGCAGAGAATGGAAGACACGGAATTAAATGTGAAGAGGCATTTCCCTCTGACAACTCTGAACCGGAATTG CCTTTGCATCCAGAGCCAGAGCCATCATCTGCACCAGCTCATCTCAGCTTGCTTCCTGGGAAGCACCCTATCAGCATATTAATGGAGTACGGACAAAAATCAGGGAACACCATTGAATTCCAGCTGGTCTCTCAGGAAGGCCCACCTCATGATCCTAG GTTCAGCTACTGTGTGAAAATGGGTGACCAAATTTTCCCTGCTGTGGTAGGAAACAGCAAGAAGGGAGCGAAGCAAATGGCAGCAGAAGTTGCTGTGAAGATTCTTTCTGGAGAGTCTGTACCCCATGTCTTGCCTGAACAG CCTGTTGTGAAGCCCCATGGTGACCAGTCCATGCACAGCTGTGGACCGTGGATCGCCACTCCAGATGAATCCAAGGTGGCAAAAGCAAGGGGTGTTGGGGAGCTCATCAAATACCTTAATGTCAATCCTGTCAGTGGCCTGCTGGAATACGCCCGCTCCAATGGGTTTGCTGCAGAGTTCAAACTCATTGACCAGTCAGGACCTCCCCATGACCCCAA GTTTGTCTATCAGGCAAAGGTTGGAGGCCGTTGGTTCCCAGCTGTAACTGCACACAATAAAAAGCAGGGCAAGCAGGAGGCAGCTGATGCAGCGCTCAGAGTCCTGATTGGGGAAACAGAGAAGATTGAGCGCCTGGAAGGGATGAACATCACCGAG CTCCCTGTGAGTGGCAGTACCCTACATGATCAGATGGCTATGCTGAGCCACCAGCGCTTCAACACCCTCACTGCTCGCATCCAGCACAGTCTGCTTGGGCGGAAGATCCTGGCTGCTGTCATCATGCGGAAAGGAAATAAGGGCCTGGGAGCAGTGGTCAGCATCGGAACTG gtaATCGTTGTGTGAAAGGGGAGGAGCTGAGCTTGAAAGGGGAGACAGTGAATGACTGTCATGCAGAAATCATTTCTCGAAGAGGCTTTGTGAG GTTTCTCTATAGTGAGCTGATGAAGTATGACCCATCTAatccttcctctgcagaagaGAGCATTTTTGAGCCAGCGGGAGGGAAGAGATTCAAAATAAAGAGCAGTGTTACCTTTCACCTCTACGTCAG CACAGCACCTTGTGGAGACGGGGCACTCTTTGATAAATCCTGCAGCGATCAGGCAAGCGTGGTGGGGCCAGCCCAGCATCAGCCTCTCTTTGAGAACCCCAAACAAGGCAAGCTACGGACCAAGGTGGAGAACG GGGAAGGTACCATTCCTGTGGAGTCAAGTGACATTGTGCCCACGTGGGATGGGATCCAGCACGGGGAGCGGTTACGAACCATGTCCTGCAGTGACAAAATCTTACGCTGGAATATACTTGGCTTGCAAGGAGCACTGCTGTCACACTTCATAGAACCGGTTTATCTCAGCTCTGTTACACTTG GTTACTTGTACAGTCAGGGTCATTTAACACGTGCAATCTGCTGCCGCATGGCAAGAGATGGGAATGTGCTGCAGGAAAAGCTCCAGGCTCCGTATCACATTAACCATCCTGAG GTTGGGCGAGTCAGCGTATATGACTCTGCAAGGCAGACGGGCAAGACGAAGGAGTCTTCAGTGAATTGGTGTCTTGCTGATGAAAGCGAAGTTGAAGTGTTGGATGGCACAAAAGGGAAAGTAGATGG ACCGAAGCTAGAGGTGTCTCGTGTGTCCAAGAGGAAAATGTTTGCCCTGTTCCAGCAGTTATGTGCCAAGAACAACTGCAAAGACTTAAAGAACCTCTCGGTGTACTCAGATGCTAAGGAGGCAGCCACGGCATACCAAGAAGCCAAGCAGTGCTTCTTCAGCACACTGGAAGAGATGGGCTACGGCAGCTGGATCCGCAAACCCCAAGAGGAAGataatttctctctccctgaTGCGTAA